A DNA window from Anaerocolumna sp. AGMB13020 contains the following coding sequences:
- a CDS encoding trypsin-like peptidase domain-containing protein, which produces MKQIKKTALIIMTAAALALSPAAIPGIPIVRYAEAAAVKLSTTNATVYTGNTLTLKITGTSSKVTWTTSSKKIATVSSKGVVTGVKAGTTTVTATVGGKKYNCKVTVRKPFLDKTTLKLQKGNTATLKLTGAKGTVTWTSSSKKVATVSSKGLVTAKAAGTTTITAKDKNGTYTCKVTIIDSKLTVSTSEISLNQKSYVTVTVKNSLDDEQILYTVGDKSLITCEWGDWPIGQDSLKLYLKPASTKTGSTTITLKTEDGLGEATLKVTVGKDKRTDKDIPKASVIAEKCSPSVVQITTDLALGSGFFLEKGILATNYHVIEDASSITVKLTTGKEYKVTTILGYDKEKDLALLSIPNVGAPLTLSRYAPKTGETAYAIGNPLGLDNTFSTGIISNSSRVIDKVNYIQTDTAISPGNSGGPLLNEFGEVIGINTMQTKEGQNLNFAVSITELYTLDTSSPISVGSITVPKEDVDYDKVTITEDTAKSGNIATAQEIPTGYFITGSIDTSVVANGLDSYKITLTKKSRVSLLGRTTTDYDTDMDNMYMVISDSTGNPILLGYEDESGFYDIFADLDAGTYYIQIFTLPYKISVPLPYILYYNVY; this is translated from the coding sequence ATGAAACAGATTAAGAAAACAGCTCTTATCATAATGACAGCTGCTGCTCTTGCACTATCCCCGGCTGCCATTCCCGGTATTCCCATTGTTCGTTATGCCGAAGCTGCTGCCGTTAAATTAAGCACCACCAATGCGACTGTGTACACAGGAAATACCCTTACTTTAAAAATAACCGGAACCTCCTCAAAAGTCACCTGGACTACCAGCAGCAAAAAGATTGCAACTGTATCCAGCAAAGGTGTGGTAACCGGTGTAAAGGCAGGCACAACAACTGTAACTGCTACTGTGGGCGGTAAAAAATACAACTGCAAAGTAACCGTAAGAAAACCTTTCCTGGATAAAACCACCTTAAAGCTTCAGAAAGGGAACACTGCTACACTAAAGCTTACCGGTGCCAAAGGGACCGTTACCTGGACCAGTTCCTCCAAAAAAGTTGCAACAGTTAGTTCAAAAGGACTTGTAACGGCCAAAGCTGCCGGCACCACCACCATCACTGCCAAGGACAAAAACGGTACCTATACCTGTAAAGTAACCATCATCGATTCAAAACTCACTGTCAGCACTTCAGAAATCTCCTTAAATCAGAAGAGCTACGTGACAGTCACCGTTAAGAATTCCTTAGATGATGAGCAAATACTCTACACGGTGGGAGATAAAAGCTTAATAACCTGTGAATGGGGTGACTGGCCCATCGGTCAAGACAGTTTAAAACTCTATCTTAAACCAGCCTCTACCAAAACAGGTTCAACCACCATAACCCTTAAAACCGAAGATGGTCTTGGTGAAGCAACCCTAAAAGTAACCGTAGGAAAAGATAAACGTACGGACAAGGATATACCTAAGGCATCTGTAATAGCAGAAAAATGCTCTCCTTCCGTAGTACAGATCACAACTGACCTGGCCCTTGGTTCCGGATTCTTTCTTGAAAAAGGCATACTCGCTACAAATTACCACGTAATAGAAGATGCCTCCTCTATAACTGTTAAGCTAACCACTGGAAAAGAGTATAAAGTCACTACTATCCTTGGCTATGACAAAGAGAAAGACCTGGCTCTCTTAAGTATCCCTAACGTGGGAGCACCTCTGACTCTTAGCCGATATGCTCCAAAGACCGGAGAAACTGCCTATGCAATCGGAAATCCATTGGGACTTGACAACACCTTTAGTACCGGAATCATATCAAACAGTTCAAGAGTAATAGACAAAGTAAACTATATTCAGACCGATACTGCCATCTCACCTGGAAACAGCGGAGGTCCTCTCTTAAATGAATTCGGTGAAGTTATCGGTATAAACACCATGCAGACAAAAGAAGGACAGAATCTAAACTTCGCAGTAAGCATAACCGAACTCTATACACTGGATACCTCTTCTCCAATTTCTGTGGGAAGCATTACGGTACCAAAAGAAGATGTGGATTACGATAAGGTAACCATTACAGAAGATACCGCCAAAAGCGGTAACATCGCCACAGCACAGGAAATACCAACCGGCTACTTTATAACCGGAAGCATTGATACCTCTGTAGTTGCAAATGGTCTGGATTCCTATAAAATAACACTTACCAAGAAATCCCGTGTAAGCTTGTTAGGCAGAACCACCACCGATTATGACACTGATATGGATAACATGTATATGGTAATATCCGATTCAACCGGAAACCCTATCTTGTTAGGCTATGAAGATGAAAGCGGTTTTTATGATATCTTTGCAGATCTTGATGCCGGAACCTATTACATACAAATCTTCACATTACCTTATAAAATATCTGTACCACTGCCATATATTCTCTACTACAACGTTTATTAA
- the cax gene encoding calcium/proton exchanger, producing MKYLKFLLLCVPFSILGYYLKWNSTLTFFLICLSIVPLAGLLGTATEEIAAYTGPKFGGFLNATFGNATELIISFFAIRAGLFEVVKASLVGSVLGNILLVLGCSILAGGLKHKELKYDSQLGTFTATMLLFAVIGLSIPAVFTYHVSETLVSSKYESFSIITSVIMLIIYVLGMIYSFKTQKDLYGVEHAEDFDSNWSLKLSVIILAICTVFIAFESELLVETIEPMTSSAGISEMFIGIILIPIVGNAAEHSTAIIMALKNKMDIAIEIAVGSSLQIALFVIPVSVLISLLYTPMSIVLKPVELFLLFSSVLVANQVVKSGRSNWMEGLKLVSIYIIAAVGFFIIG from the coding sequence ATGAAATATTTAAAGTTCCTTTTACTCTGTGTTCCTTTTTCGATTTTGGGTTATTATTTAAAGTGGAATTCTACCCTTACCTTTTTTCTGATATGTTTATCCATTGTTCCCTTAGCCGGTTTGCTGGGTACTGCAACAGAAGAAATAGCTGCTTATACAGGTCCTAAATTTGGAGGTTTCTTAAATGCAACCTTTGGAAATGCCACGGAATTAATCATCAGTTTCTTTGCTATACGGGCAGGACTCTTTGAAGTGGTAAAGGCTTCCCTGGTAGGTTCCGTTCTTGGAAATATACTTTTGGTACTGGGCTGCAGCATCTTAGCCGGAGGGTTAAAGCATAAGGAATTAAAGTATGATTCCCAGCTTGGTACGTTTACTGCCACCATGCTGCTCTTTGCAGTTATTGGACTGTCCATTCCTGCTGTTTTTACATACCATGTATCAGAAACACTTGTTTCCTCTAAATATGAAAGCTTTAGCATCATTACAAGTGTTATCATGCTAATTATCTATGTCCTGGGAATGATTTATTCCTTCAAGACTCAAAAAGACCTGTATGGAGTGGAACATGCGGAAGATTTCGATTCTAATTGGAGCCTGAAATTAAGTGTTATCATACTGGCGATCTGTACCGTATTTATTGCCTTTGAGTCCGAACTTCTGGTCGAAACCATAGAGCCTATGACCTCCTCTGCCGGCATCTCTGAAATGTTCATCGGTATAATCCTTATTCCCATTGTAGGAAATGCTGCGGAACATAGTACCGCCATTATAATGGCTCTTAAAAATAAGATGGATATTGCCATAGAAATAGCAGTAGGTTCCAGTCTTCAAATCGCACTTTTTGTTATCCCGGTATCGGTACTTATCAGCCTTCTATATACGCCTATGAGTATTGTATTAAAACCGGTAGAGCTGTTTCTGCTCTTCTCCAGTGTGTTAGTGGCAAACCAGGTGGTCAAATCCGGAAGATCAAATTGGATGGAAGGACTGAAGCTGGTATCCATATATATTATCGCAGCGGTAGGTTTTTTTATAATAGGTTAA
- a CDS encoding flagellar motor protein → MDITMIISIIFAFGMLIGAFVLDGGHVGALFRLTPAMIVIGGTIGVVGVSFPLSVLKNIPKILGIAFRNKKENRKEIIEIFYRIANLARSNGLLSLETELQNNQYDPFIKDGLQLVMDGTDPEIIKKILETKLDNMEFRHSKGIAVFEAAGGYAPTLGVLGTVMGLVHVLGNLSGDTAVLGESIAIAFIATMYGVGTANLLWLPIATKLKEIDTDELVTKNMMMDGILMIQEGGNPALIVERLKGYLDDEKEGEEVREQ, encoded by the coding sequence ATGGATATAACAATGATAATTAGTATAATTTTCGCGTTCGGTATGTTAATAGGTGCCTTTGTATTAGATGGAGGGCATGTGGGGGCTTTGTTCAGACTTACACCTGCCATGATCGTTATCGGTGGTACCATCGGAGTTGTCGGCGTTTCCTTCCCGTTATCGGTGCTCAAAAATATACCTAAGATTCTTGGTATAGCTTTTCGTAACAAGAAAGAAAACAGAAAAGAAATCATAGAAATCTTCTATAGAATTGCAAATCTTGCAAGAAGCAACGGTCTCTTATCTTTGGAAACAGAGCTGCAGAATAATCAATATGATCCCTTTATCAAAGATGGATTACAGCTTGTAATGGACGGAACAGATCCTGAAATCATAAAGAAGATACTGGAAACGAAACTTGACAATATGGAATTCAGACATTCAAAAGGGATTGCAGTATTTGAAGCTGCCGGTGGTTATGCACCAACCCTGGGAGTACTTGGTACCGTTATGGGTCTGGTACATGTATTGGGTAATCTCTCCGGCGATACGGCGGTACTGGGAGAATCCATTGCCATTGCATTTATTGCGACCATGTACGGTGTTGGTACTGCCAACCTTCTTTGGCTTCCCATAGCTACAAAACTAAAGGAAATAGATACAGATGAACTGGTTACAAAAAATATGATGATGGATGGGATACTGATGATTCAGGAAGGCGGTAACCCGGCATTAATCGTAGAAAGGCTAAAGGGATACCTAGATGATGAAAAAGAAGGAGAAGAAGTCAGAGAACAGTGA
- a CDS encoding OmpA/MotB family protein, whose translation MMKKKEKKSENSERWLLTYSDLITLLMILFVLFYSISSADQDKYEDIAASLRDAFGSNNQGGSIIPQGGGVLNGGQTIDPGNGNGNGTEAEVGEGKGTGIEDITEVSKDEYTQLKEWLYDAIGNGEFKDSLSISIMDSGIVITLSNDVLFDSGQADIKSNMKKNLDIIAQLLKQVDNKIQIGGHTDNVPINRGIFTSNWQLSAQRAANVVEYMVNEYGIDPKRMVASGYGEYDPIDTNKTKEGRAKNRRISITILFNNNGNTDENNQ comes from the coding sequence ATGATGAAAAAGAAGGAGAAGAAGTCAGAGAACAGTGAGAGATGGCTTCTGACATACTCTGACTTAATAACGTTGCTGATGATTTTGTTCGTGTTATTCTATTCGATCAGCAGCGCAGACCAGGATAAGTATGAGGACATTGCGGCATCCTTAAGAGATGCTTTTGGAAGCAATAACCAGGGTGGATCCATTATACCTCAGGGCGGCGGTGTGCTAAACGGTGGTCAGACAATCGATCCCGGAAACGGAAATGGTAACGGTACAGAAGCGGAAGTCGGTGAAGGGAAAGGAACCGGAATTGAAGATATTACGGAAGTCAGCAAAGATGAATATACCCAGCTGAAAGAGTGGCTTTATGATGCTATAGGAAACGGGGAATTCAAAGACAGCTTAAGTATCAGCATTATGGATAGCGGTATTGTAATAACCCTCTCCAACGATGTGTTGTTTGACAGCGGACAGGCAGATATCAAAAGCAATATGAAGAAAAATCTGGACATTATTGCACAGCTCTTAAAGCAGGTAGACAATAAGATACAAATTGGCGGACATACGGACAACGTACCTATCAACCGTGGAATATTTACCTCTAATTGGCAGCTTTCAGCGCAAAGAGCAGCAAATGTAGTAGAATATATGGTAAATGAATATGGCATTGATCCCAAACGAATGGTAGCCAGCGGATATGGTGAGTATGATCCCATAGACACCAACAAAACCAAAGAAGGCAGAGCCAAGAACAGAAGAATCAGTATAACGATTCTATTTAATAATAATGGAAATACGGATGAAAATAATCAATGA
- a CDS encoding ABC transporter substrate binding protein: MKRRLLAGLLSVSMVVLALTGCGVKDNSTTTGSSNSKSEGKVYRIGINQLVEHDALDASYKGFKDALAEAGYVEGKNLELDYQVAQGDMSTAGTIATKQVNDKPDLILSIATPSAQAVVNATKDIPVLVTAVTDPASAGLVASNEAPGGNVSGTSDLTPVKKQIELLKQLVPDAKKIAVLYSSSEVNSVVQADLAKAAGKELGIEVIDSTVSNSNEIQQVVQSLVGKVDAVYAPTDNLIASSMSTVAQVANANNLPVICGEGGMVDNGGLATYGIDYYELGVLTGKQAVKILEGTATTADMPIEYLPDEKCKLQINSEVAKQLGIIIPEELQSN, from the coding sequence ATGAAAAGAAGATTATTAGCAGGGTTATTATCGGTCTCTATGGTCGTATTGGCACTCACAGGCTGCGGTGTGAAGGATAATAGTACCACCACAGGCAGCAGCAACTCAAAATCAGAAGGAAAAGTATACCGAATCGGTATCAATCAGTTAGTAGAACATGATGCATTGGATGCTTCGTATAAAGGTTTTAAGGATGCCCTTGCAGAAGCCGGTTATGTAGAAGGTAAGAATCTGGAATTGGATTATCAGGTAGCACAAGGGGATATGTCAACAGCAGGTACCATTGCAACGAAACAGGTTAATGACAAGCCGGATCTGATACTTTCCATAGCAACACCATCTGCACAGGCAGTAGTAAACGCTACAAAGGACATTCCGGTATTGGTAACCGCGGTAACCGATCCCGCAAGTGCGGGTCTGGTAGCTTCAAATGAAGCACCTGGCGGCAATGTATCCGGAACCTCAGACCTGACACCTGTTAAGAAGCAGATAGAACTGTTAAAACAGCTGGTACCTGATGCGAAGAAGATTGCGGTACTTTATTCCTCCAGCGAAGTGAATTCCGTGGTACAGGCCGATCTTGCGAAAGCGGCCGGTAAGGAACTTGGAATAGAAGTGATTGATTCAACGGTATCCAACTCCAATGAGATACAGCAGGTGGTTCAGTCACTGGTTGGAAAGGTAGACGCTGTGTATGCTCCCACAGATAATCTTATTGCTTCCTCCATGTCCACAGTAGCACAGGTTGCTAATGCAAATAATCTGCCGGTAATCTGCGGTGAAGGCGGTATGGTAGACAATGGCGGACTGGCTACCTACGGTATCGATTATTATGAACTGGGAGTATTAACCGGCAAGCAGGCAGTAAAAATACTTGAAGGTACTGCTACTACAGCAGACATGCCGATAGAATACCTCCCGGATGAGAAATGTAAACTGCAGATTAATTCTGAAGTAGCAAAGCAGCTGGGAATCATAATACCAGAGGAACTGCAGAGCAATTAA
- a CDS encoding ABC transporter permease: MESYILSILGGTSQGLAWAVLAIGVYVSFRILDFPDLTSEGSFALGGSVSAVCIAGLGLHPVVSLLISIAAGMAAGAITGFLHTKLRIPPILSGILTMIALYSVNLGIMGKANTPLLAKKTILSMALELFSEKAGISYNLLQILITMGLGLIFVVLVIIFLYWFLGTETGCALRATGNNEAMVRAQGANTDALKILGLMVGNGLIALSGGLVAQTQGFADVSMGVGAIVIGLASIVVGEVVFKKVRSFAVRLISIVVGSVIYRIIIATVLFLGFNTNYQKLLTAVLVAAALAIPVFKKEKVRIVKEAE; this comes from the coding sequence ATGGAATCATATATTTTATCAATACTTGGAGGAACCTCTCAGGGGTTAGCCTGGGCAGTCCTTGCTATCGGTGTGTACGTGTCATTTCGAATACTGGATTTTCCCGATTTGACAAGTGAAGGCAGCTTTGCATTGGGAGGCAGTGTCAGCGCGGTCTGTATCGCCGGTCTGGGGCTTCATCCGGTGGTAAGTCTTCTGATATCAATTGCAGCTGGTATGGCAGCAGGTGCTATTACGGGATTCTTACATACCAAATTAAGAATTCCACCAATATTATCCGGAATTCTTACCATGATAGCTCTGTATTCTGTCAACCTTGGCATTATGGGAAAAGCCAATACTCCTTTACTTGCTAAGAAGACAATCTTATCAATGGCTCTGGAGCTGTTCTCCGAAAAAGCAGGCATCAGCTATAATCTGCTACAGATACTGATTACTATGGGGCTGGGTTTGATTTTTGTTGTACTTGTAATTATCTTCCTGTACTGGTTTCTTGGAACCGAAACAGGGTGTGCTCTTCGTGCTACTGGCAATAATGAAGCAATGGTGCGGGCCCAGGGAGCGAATACGGATGCACTGAAGATTCTTGGACTTATGGTAGGAAATGGGCTTATTGCCCTCTCTGGCGGACTGGTTGCCCAGACCCAGGGCTTTGCAGACGTATCAATGGGTGTAGGTGCCATTGTTATCGGACTTGCTTCTATTGTAGTAGGAGAGGTAGTCTTTAAGAAGGTACGCTCTTTTGCTGTCAGGCTGATCTCCATCGTAGTAGGCTCTGTCATCTACCGTATTATTATTGCAACGGTATTATTCCTTGGATTTAATACCAATTATCAGAAGCTATTAACTGCCGTACTGGTTGCAGCAGCTTTGGCCATACCTGTATTCAAGAAGGAAAAGGTCAGGATCGTAAAGGAGGCAGAATAA
- a CDS encoding ABC transporter ATP-binding protein, whose product MLEINELYKTFNAYTINEKNVFKGLNLELEKSDFVTVIGGNGAGKSTMLNMIAGVYYSDSGKIKLDGIDITRMPEYKRAAYLGRVFQDPMMGTAAHMEIEENLALAYRRGKKRGLGWGISKAEKELFAEQLKKLDLGLESRLTSKVGLLSGGQRQALTLLMSTLKNPKLLLLDEHTAALDPKTAQKVLELTDNIIKENALTAFMITHNMKHAIQYGNRLIMMHEGRIIFDIAGEEKKKLQVKDLLEKFESVSGSEFSNDRMLLS is encoded by the coding sequence ATGCTTGAGATAAATGAGTTATATAAGACCTTTAATGCCTATACCATTAATGAAAAGAACGTCTTTAAGGGGCTCAATCTGGAACTTGAGAAATCGGATTTTGTTACGGTTATAGGCGGTAATGGTGCGGGAAAATCGACTATGCTTAATATGATAGCCGGCGTGTATTATTCGGACAGCGGAAAGATAAAACTGGATGGTATTGATATAACCAGGATGCCGGAATATAAAAGAGCTGCCTACCTGGGCAGAGTATTTCAGGATCCCATGATGGGAACTGCGGCACATATGGAAATTGAGGAGAATCTTGCTCTTGCATACCGCAGAGGAAAGAAGAGAGGATTAGGCTGGGGAATCTCAAAAGCAGAAAAAGAGCTGTTTGCAGAACAGCTTAAGAAACTGGATCTTGGACTTGAAAGCAGGCTCACCTCCAAAGTCGGTCTACTCTCAGGTGGTCAGAGACAGGCACTGACCTTATTGATGTCAACACTTAAGAATCCGAAGCTCCTGCTCCTGGATGAGCATACAGCAGCCCTGGACCCCAAAACAGCCCAGAAGGTACTGGAACTGACGGACAACATCATAAAAGAAAATGCGCTGACAGCTTTCATGATCACACATAATATGAAACATGCAATTCAGTATGGAAATCGTTTGATTATGATGCATGAAGGCAGAATAATCTTTGATATCGCAGGGGAAGAAAAGAAAAAACTTCAGGTAAAAGATCTGCTGGAGAAATTTGAGAGTGTCAGCGGAAGTGAATTCAGCAATGACAGGATGCTATTATCCTAA
- a CDS encoding HD-GYP domain-containing protein, with amino-acid sequence MRFISIDRVAPGDVLAKPIYGNQGIILLRENLELTESILARLKTLGYTGLYIEDDISEGIMIEDIVDEGLKLRAATRLEEIVNNNGSITEMLPMIKEIVGSVITNKDVELNMRHLWGHHEYTYLHCVNVAILAVSVGIKLNLPAEDLNYLGTAGILHDIGKKQIPQELLDKKEKLTDEEYEALKKHPEYGYAMLLGAQELTSVTRAGVLQHHERYDGSGYPRGLKGNEITLYARILAVADTYDAMTSDRAYRDAFVPSEAVEYLMGNGNLLYDNMVIDAFIKCVTIYPIGSCVELSNGIQAIVLKNYSDCILRPVIRTIDTKEVIDLKNESKYLNYCITKLVI; translated from the coding sequence ATGAGATTTATTTCCATAGATAGAGTTGCACCCGGTGATGTTCTTGCTAAACCGATTTATGGCAATCAAGGGATTATATTATTAAGAGAGAACCTGGAGTTAACAGAAAGTATTTTAGCCAGATTAAAGACGCTGGGTTACACCGGGTTATACATCGAAGATGACATCTCAGAAGGAATCATGATTGAAGACATCGTAGATGAAGGACTTAAGCTTCGGGCTGCTACCAGGCTGGAGGAAATAGTGAACAACAATGGAAGTATAACTGAGATGCTTCCTATGATTAAAGAAATTGTCGGCAGTGTTATTACCAATAAGGATGTAGAGCTGAATATGCGTCATTTATGGGGGCATCATGAGTATACCTACCTCCATTGTGTAAATGTTGCAATACTGGCAGTCAGTGTTGGTATAAAGCTGAATCTGCCTGCGGAGGATCTGAATTATCTGGGGACGGCAGGGATACTTCATGACATCGGTAAGAAGCAGATTCCACAGGAACTTCTGGACAAGAAGGAAAAGCTAACGGACGAAGAGTATGAGGCCTTAAAGAAACATCCGGAATATGGATATGCCATGCTTTTAGGTGCACAGGAACTTACAAGTGTTACCAGAGCAGGTGTATTGCAGCATCATGAGAGATATGACGGATCTGGATATCCAAGGGGATTAAAAGGAAACGAGATCACGCTCTATGCCCGGATACTGGCTGTGGCAGACACATACGATGCCATGACCTCGGACAGAGCTTACAGGGATGCCTTTGTTCCTTCCGAAGCAGTTGAATACCTTATGGGCAACGGTAATCTTCTCTATGATAATATGGTAATTGATGCCTTTATCAAATGTGTTACCATATATCCCATCGGTTCCTGTGTAGAACTGAGTAACGGGATACAGGCAATTGTCTTAAAAAATTATTCGGATTGTATTTTACGGCCGGTAATCAGAACCATAGATACAAAAGAAGTAATCGATCTTAAAAATGAGTCCAAATATTTAAATTATTGTATAACCAAGCTGGTAATTTAG
- the glnA gene encoding type I glutamate--ammonia ligase, translating into MNRFSKQDIIRLVKEEDVEFIRLQFTDIFGNLKNVAVTTSQLDKVLDNKCMFDGSSIEGFVRIEESDMYLYPDLDTFEIFPWRPQQGKVARFICDVYRPDGTPFEGDPRYILKKVVEEAKELGYAFQVGPECEFFLFNTLDNGEPSLDTMEKGGYFDVGPLDNGENARREMVLTLEDMGFTIEASHHEVAPAQHEIDFKYDHAMKTADNIMTFKLVVRTVAKRHGLHATFMPKPKFGVNGSGMHINMSIEKDGRNLFDDPNGKLGLSTEAYQFIAGIMLHMPGMASITNPLVNSYKRLTPGYEAPVYIAWSATNRSPLIRIPAARGSNARVELRCPDSAANPYLALAVCLAAGLDGIKNKLTPPDSVDQNIFEMSEAEKTEKNIKSLPTSLKEALAALEQDDLIKGVLGEHTTKKYLEAKYSEWNQYAVQVSKWETDQYLHRI; encoded by the coding sequence ATGAATCGTTTTTCAAAGCAGGATATAATCAGGTTGGTAAAGGAGGAAGACGTGGAATTTATCAGGCTTCAGTTCACCGATATTTTCGGTAATCTGAAGAATGTAGCCGTTACTACCAGTCAGCTTGACAAAGTACTGGATAATAAGTGCATGTTTGATGGCTCTTCCATTGAGGGATTTGTACGTATTGAAGAATCTGATATGTATCTGTACCCGGATCTTGATACCTTTGAGATATTTCCCTGGAGACCGCAACAGGGTAAAGTAGCCAGGTTTATATGTGATGTCTATAGGCCGGATGGTACTCCCTTTGAAGGAGATCCCAGATATATTCTTAAAAAAGTAGTGGAAGAAGCGAAGGAATTGGGATATGCCTTTCAGGTAGGACCGGAATGTGAATTTTTCTTATTTAACACCCTTGATAATGGCGAGCCAAGCCTTGATACCATGGAAAAAGGCGGCTATTTCGATGTAGGACCTTTGGATAATGGTGAGAATGCAAGACGTGAGATGGTCCTGACCCTTGAAGACATGGGATTTACCATAGAAGCCTCTCATCATGAGGTTGCACCGGCTCAGCATGAAATTGATTTTAAATACGACCATGCTATGAAGACGGCAGATAATATCATGACCTTTAAGCTGGTGGTAAGAACCGTAGCCAAAAGACATGGACTTCATGCTACTTTTATGCCAAAGCCTAAATTTGGTGTAAATGGTTCAGGAATGCATATTAATATGTCAATTGAGAAGGATGGCAGGAATCTATTTGATGACCCCAACGGCAAACTTGGTCTTAGTACGGAAGCATATCAGTTTATAGCAGGAATTATGTTGCATATGCCCGGAATGGCTTCTATTACAAATCCTTTGGTAAACTCCTATAAGAGACTTACCCCCGGTTACGAAGCACCCGTATATATTGCCTGGAGTGCCACCAACAGAAGCCCTCTTATCCGTATACCGGCAGCAAGAGGAAGCAATGCAAGGGTAGAGCTCAGATGTCCTGATTCTGCGGCAAATCCCTATCTGGCTCTGGCTGTCTGCCTGGCTGCAGGTCTTGATGGTATTAAGAATAAGCTGACACCACCTGACAGTGTGGATCAGAATATTTTTGAAATGAGTGAAGCAGAGAAAACAGAGAAAAATATTAAGAGCCTGCCCACCAGTTTAAAGGAAGCTTTAGCTGCACTGGAACAGGATGATCTGATAAAAGGAGTTCTTGGAGAGCATACGACGAAGAAGTATCTGGAAGCAAAATATTCCGAATGGAACCAATACGCTGTACAGGTGTCAAAGTGGGAGACTGATCAATACTTACACCGCATTTAA
- a CDS encoding ANTAR domain-containing response regulator, with the protein MPSIIIAFPKMEDTVSIKNALVRNGYDVNATCTTGAQVVTIANELDDGIVVCGYRFSDMHYSQLNGYLPKGFEMLLIASPNKLEECTDNNIVCLSMPIKMTDLVNTLQMMFYNYSRRRKKEKDKPKLRTEAEKEVINKAKLVLMERNNMTEEEAHRYIQKNSMDSGTNMVEMAEMILSLM; encoded by the coding sequence GTGCCCAGTATAATTATAGCTTTCCCTAAAATGGAAGATACCGTGAGCATTAAAAATGCACTGGTACGAAATGGATACGATGTCAATGCAACCTGCACCACCGGGGCGCAGGTTGTAACCATAGCAAATGAGTTGGATGACGGTATTGTAGTATGTGGTTACCGTTTTTCTGACATGCATTACAGCCAGCTAAACGGATATCTGCCCAAAGGTTTTGAGATGCTTCTCATAGCCTCCCCCAACAAATTGGAAGAATGTACGGATAATAATATTGTCTGTCTCAGTATGCCAATTAAAATGACCGACCTTGTGAATACCCTTCAAATGATGTTTTACAATTATTCTCGACGCAGGAAAAAAGAGAAGGATAAACCGAAACTCAGAACAGAAGCGGAGAAGGAAGTCATTAACAAAGCCAAGCTTGTATTGATGGAACGAAATAATATGACAGAAGAAGAAGCACATAGATATATTCAGAAGAACAGTATGGACAGCGGCACCAATATGGTTGAAATGGCTGAAATGATTCTAAGCTTGATGTAG